One Salvelinus fontinalis isolate EN_2023a chromosome 27, ASM2944872v1, whole genome shotgun sequence genomic region harbors:
- the LOC129825543 gene encoding uncharacterized protein DKFZp434B061-like: MAVTFGFSLSVSWICCLLIGGITCSTLQGNAYGHPASTGTEPIGAHAQASVVSVPNAKPTGHNSPANVMSGPNTPSEATGPRASAEATGPRASAEATGPRASAEATGPRASAEATGPRASAEATGPRASAEATSLEQTAQPLNKLDREIIIWFAQLLNRLSPVTLPPFEEKGKGN, encoded by the exons ATGGCTGTGACTTTTGGATTTTCTTTGAG TGTTTCTTGGATTTGTTGCCTGCTAATTGGAGGGATAACGTGTTCTACCCTTCAAG GTAATGCTTATGGGCATCCTGCCTCCACTGGAACTGAACCAATTGGAGCCCATGCCCAAGCGAGTGTGGTGTCTGTTCCAAATGCTAAACCTACTGGCCACAATAGCCCGGCAAATGTGATGTCGGGTCCAAATACCCCATCTGAAGCGACCGGCCCCCGCGCCTCAGCAGAAGCGACCGGCCCCCGCGCCTCAGCAGAAGCGACCGGCCCCCGCGCCTCAGCAGAAGCGACCGGCCCCCGCGCCTCAGCAGAAGCGACCGGCCCCCGCGCCTCAGCCGAAGCGACCGGCCCCCGCGCCTCAGCAGAAGCGACAAGCCTTGAACAGACGGCCCAACCCCTCAACAAGCTAGATAGGGAGATCATAATTTGGTTTGCCCAACTCCTTAATCGTCTTTCCCCTGTTACATTGCCTCCTTTTGAAGAAAAGGGCAAAGGTAACTGA